One Spinacia oleracea cultivar Varoflay chromosome 4, BTI_SOV_V1, whole genome shotgun sequence DNA segment encodes these proteins:
- the LOC110788185 gene encoding phosphoprotein ECPP44, producing the protein MSDQYQPETTETTATDRGLFDCFGKKEENPKEDVAKAEAEKLQRSNSSSSSSSEEEVEEDGVKIKRKKKKGLTDKIKEKLAGHKNEEAAAIPVSDYDNHPPPQVAAVNAEATHPEEKKGFLEKIKEKLPGHHKDEAVSPQPPIAAHCGPDGQCGGSHEAQEKKGFFEMIKEKLPGGNKDCEEVKKDH; encoded by the exons ATGTCAGACCAATATCAACCTGAAACCACTGAGACCACTGCAACAGACCGCGGTCTCTTTGATTGCTTTGGAAAGAAGGAAGAGAACCCGAAGGAAGATGTGGCCAAGGCAGAGGCAGAAAAGCTGCAACGCTCAAACAGTAGCAGCTCTAGCTCA TCAGAGGAAGAGGTGGAGGAAGATGGTGTGAAAataaagaggaagaagaagaaggggctGACAGACAAGATAAAAGAAAAACTAGCTGGTCACAAAAATGAAGAAGCTGCTGCCATTCCAGTAAGTGATTACGACAATCATCCTCCTCCTCAAGTTGCAGCTGTCAATGCAGAAGCAACACACCCGGAGGAAAAGAAGGGTTTTCTAGAGAAGATTAAAGAGAAGTTGCCAGGGCATCACAAGGATGAAGCAGTTTCACCTCAACCTCCAATTGCGGCTCACTGTGGGCCTGATGGACAATGTGGTGGATCACACGAAGCTCAGGAGAAGAAAGGATTCTTCGAGATGATCAAAGAAAAGCTTCCTGGTGGGAATAAGGATTGTGAAGAGGTCAAGAAAGATCATTGA
- the LOC110788183 gene encoding lysine histidine transporter-like 8, whose amino-acid sequence MEIPRPHKTLHHIMQQEEGLAIAGDSTILKSSSSVDCFPISIINYESSSRSIKVNPLEGDKLEFDDTINSSSIRFPNNVIFGSGRKEEEDDDGGGECNKNPAAEAWLPITQSRKGNLYYCIFHLLSSGLGIQALVLPLAFTTLGWAWGMTWLTMAFIWQLYTIWLLTQLHETSSGYRYSRYLQLAMAAFGPKLGKLLALLPVMYLSGGTCVTLLITGGGKMQHLYHILCPEGHICHTNSLTTIEWYLVFICMAIVIAQLPNLNSVALVSLVSAITAIVYCTLIWVMTISNGRPSATKYTISVRGEESEMKSFIDVLSAVGIVAFSFRGHNLVLEIQGTLPQSLKEPTYKIMWKGVKISNAIIAMCLFPLAIGGYWTYGTLMPDGGMLNTLYGNRSSKLKLAIIYLFLIINSLCSFQIYAMPVFDNFELRYVSIRKKPCIWWHRAGIRIFFGGLVFFIAVAVPFLPLLAPLIGGIALPVTFAYPCFMWISIKKPTKFRKMWLLNLVLGSLGILLSVLLIIAAIYNLVTKGLSANFFHPKPSV is encoded by the exons ATGGAAATTCCCAGACCACATAAAACTTTACACCATATAATGCAGCAAGAAGAAGGATTAGCCATTGCTGGTGATTCAACAATTTTGAAGTCGTCATCATCAGTAGATTGTTTTCCTATCTCCATAATTAATTATGAGAGTAGTAGTAGGAGTATTAAGGTTAATCCTTTAGAAGGCGACAAACTTGAATTTGATGATACTATTAATAGTAGTAGTATTAGGTTTCCTAATAATGTAATATTCGGATCCGgaagaaaggaagaagaagatgatgatggaGGAGGAGAGTGTAATAAAAATCCAGCAGCAGAAGCATGGCTTCCCATTACacaatcaagaaagggaaacttGTATTACTGCATTTTCCATTTGCTGTCTTCTGGACTTGGAATTCAGGCTCTTGTTCTACCTCTGGCTTTTACCACTCTTGGCTG GGCTTGGGGAATGACATGGTTGACAATGGCATTTATATGGCAACTCTACACTATTTGGCTTCTTACCCAACTCCATGAAACTTCCTCTGGCTATCGCTACAGCCGGTACCTCCAATTAGCAATGGCAGCATTCG GTCCTAAGCTGGGGAAATTGCTAGCTCTACTTCCAGTAATGTACCTGTCAGGAGGAACTTGTGTAACACTTCTTATAACTGGTGGTGGCAAAATGCAACATCTTTACCATATACTATGTCCAGAAGGCCACATTTGTCATACAAACTCACTAACAACAATAGAATGGTATTTGGTTTTCATATGTATGGCCATTGTTATAGCCCAGCTCCCTAACTTGAATTCAGTGGCTTTGGTGTCACTAGTAAGCGCGATTACTGCCATAGTTTACTGCACTCTTATCTGGGTCATGACTATCAGCAATGGTAGACCTTCTGCCACAAAATACACCATTTCTGTAAGAGGGGAAGAATCTGAGATGAAATCATTTATAGATGTTCTCTCTGCAGTTGGGATTGTTGCCTTTTCTTTCAGAGGTCATAATCTTGTGCTTGAGATACAG GGAACACTTCCACAGAGCCTAAAAGAACCAACCTACAAAATAATGTGGAAGGGAGTAAAAATCTCGAATGCAATTATAGCTATGTGTCTTTTTCCCCTAGCAATTGGTGGTTATTGGACTTATGGGACCTTG ATGCCAGATGGAGGGATGTTGAATACATTATATGGGAACCGCAGCTCAAAGTTGAAGCTAGCCATAATATACTTATTCCTAATCATAAACAGCTTGTGTTCATTTCAAATTTACGCAATGCCAGTTTTTGACAACTTTGAGTTACGGTACGTGAGCATAAGGAAAAAGCCCTGCATCTGGTGGCATAGAGCAGGAATTAGAATATTTTTTGGAGGGTTGGTTTTCTTCATAGCAGTTGCAGTCCCATTCCTGCCTCTCCTAGCGCCTTTAATCGGAGGGATTGCTTTGCCAGTTACCTTTGCTTACCCTTGTTTCATGTGGATCTCTATCAAGAAACCAACTAAATTTCGTAAAATGTGGCTTCTCAACTTAGTTCTTGGTAGCTTAGGCATCTTATTAAGTGTTTTACTAATAATCGCCGCTATATACAATCTTGTAACCAAGGGCCTTTCTGCCAATTTTTTCCATCCTAAACCATCAGTCTAA
- the LOC110788186 gene encoding lysine histidine transporter-like 8: protein MGEAKEIYSAPITPRSGTATPRSGTVTPMTPPITAPPSQFHSPSLSRSPLLSFNENVEPINGLSGPNKTPKGSRPRTPVQFISPLASPLRRAITPLASPIRRVITPFITPLASPIRKAISMTKLDPQDAWLPITESRNGNAFYAAFHTLCSGIGIQALVLPVAFTVLGWTWGIICLTLAFVWQLYTLYLLVQLHESTENGVRYSRYFTLCIAAFGEKAGKLMAMFPYMYLSAGTCVLLISIAGSTCKIFFQIVCGENCTAKPLTLTEWYLVFTCAAVVLSQLPNMNSIAGVSLIGAITAVAYITIIWAVSVAKHTLPGVSYEPVRSSSVIKNIFSVLNALGIIAFAFRGHNLILEIQATMPSSEKNPSRVPMWKGVQSSYVLIAMCLYPLAIGGFWAYGNKIPQDGGMLTALYQFHGRDTSQFILGLTALFVIVNALTAFQIYGMPMFDDIESKYTMRKKKPCPWWLRAIFRALCGFLCFFFAVAFPFVASFAGLIGGIALPLTLAYPCFIWIVLKKPKTYGPMWFLNWGLGVLGMVLSVLMIAAGIYVVIANGVEFHFFKPH, encoded by the exons atgggtgAAGCAAAAGAGATATATTCAGCCCCTATAACACCTAGATCAGGTACAGCCACCCCGAGATCCGGCacggtcacaccaatgacaccaCCAATAACCGCCCCGCCATCACAATTTCATTCCCCGTCTCTCTCGCGGTCACCCCTCCTCTCGTTTAACGAGAACGTCGAGCCTATAAATGGGCTTAGTGGGCCTAATAAAACCCCTAAAGGGTCGAGGCCTAGGACACCGGTCCAGTTCATAAGTCCATTGGCTAGTCCACTTAGGAGGGCTATAACACCTTTGGCTAGCCCAATTAGGAGGGTTATTACACCTTTTATAACACCTTTGGCTAGCCCAATTAGGAAAGCGATTAGCATGACTAAGCTTGACCCTCAAGATGCATGGCTTCCTATTACAGAGTCTAGGAATGGGAATGCGTTTTATGCTGCCTTTCATACTCTTTGTTCTGGGATTGGTATTCAGGCTCTTGTTCTTCCTGTTGCTTTCACCGTCTTGGGTTG GACATGGGGAATCATCTGTTTAACGTTAGCCTTCGTATGGCAGCTCTACACCCTCTATCTATTAGTTCAACTCCATGAATCAACCGAAAACGGTGTCCGTTATAGCCGTTACTTTACTCTATGTATTGCAGCTTTTG GTGAAAAAGCGGGGAAGCTAATGGCAATGTTCCCATACATGTACTTATCAGCCGGCACGTGCGTACTTCTGATTAGTATAGCGGGATCCACGTGCAAAATATTCTTCCAAATTGTATGTGGAGAAAATTGCACTGCCAAGCCATTAACCTTAACGGAGTGGTACTTGGTTTTTACTTGTGCTGCTGTGGTGTTATCTCAACTACCAAACATGAACTCAATTGCCGGTGTCTCTTTGATCGGCGCCATCACTGCCGTCGCATATATCACCATAATATGGGCCGTTTCCGTTGCTAAGCATACTCTGCCCGGCGTTTCCTATGAGCCGGTCCGATCTTCATCCGTCATTAAGAATATATTTAGTGTCCTTAACGCGCTTGGAATTATTGCATTTGCTTTTAGAGGCCACAATCTCATACTCGAAATTCAG GCAACAATGCCTTCAAGCGAGAAAAATCCGTCAAGGGTACCTATGTGGAAGGGTGTACAATCCTCCTATGTTCTTATTGCAATGTGCTTGTACCCTCTTGCAATTGGGGGCTTTTGGGCTTATGGAAACAAG ATACCACAAGATGGGGGCATGCTAACAGCCTTGTACCAATTCCATGGGCGTGACACATCCCAGTTCATCCTAGGGCTAACAGCCTTATTCGTGATTGTTAACGCCCTAACCGCATTCCAAATCTATGGCATGCCGATGTTTGATGACATTGAATCAAAGTACACAATGAGGAAGAAGAAGCCATGCCCGTGGTGGTTACGAGCAATATTCAGAGCACTATGTGGGTTCCTATGCTTCTTTTTCGCGGTTGCATTCCCCTTCGTTGCAAGCTTTGCCGGTCTAATTGGGGGGATTGCTTTGCCCTTAACCTTAGCCTATCCTTGTTTTATTTGGATAGTTTTGAAGAAGCCTAAAACTTATGGTCCAATGTGGTTCCTTAATTGGGGATTAGGGGTCCTAGGGATGGTCCTTAGTGTGTTGATGATTGCTGCTGGCATCTATGTTGTTATTGCTAATGGGGTTGAGTTTCACTTTTTCAAGCCTCACTAA